A region of Acidithiobacillus ferridurans DNA encodes the following proteins:
- a CDS encoding cytochrome ubiquinol oxidase subunit I — protein sequence MLVENTLPILLDRLDFAWITSMHILWTPLTIGVSWILFGLEVAWLRSGDERWYRLERFFEKIFIVNFGAGVATGVTMEMAFGILYGPFAQAVGPFFGNILGFETITAFMYEAGFIGLMVFGWHKIGKGMHLFSTFNVALASSLSAFWILVANGWMQTPDGVVLKHGLFLVTNWWSAIFNESNEWGFPHMWVATMILGFFVLAGTSAWFILKNRHADLFVKMLKPTILALLIAMPIQIWLGDSLGVDVAHSEPTSLAAMEGHYHAYLPDGKPNTSWNLIAIPNAANDGSLFSIRIPHVLSLLETHTLNGVVPGLDQFPAKDRPDVWVPFYSFRVMVAIGFLLFFMALWGTSLILRGQLTVAGLRKRPWFLRAMVLGGFLPYLAVWTGWWTREVGRQPWIVYNIMRTYEGVSHMGLGEEIAWFAGYVVFELTVWAGAWYFFSRVIRKGPDLESPLPGAPEQYADQEDAGGGLAKPIFAKPSFGKSY from the coding sequence ATGCTTGTTGAAAATACATTACCTATCTTGTTGGATCGACTCGATTTTGCCTGGATTACCTCCATGCATATTCTCTGGACGCCGCTGACCATTGGGGTGTCCTGGATCCTTTTCGGGCTGGAAGTAGCCTGGCTGCGTTCTGGAGATGAACGATGGTATCGTCTTGAACGCTTTTTTGAAAAAATCTTTATTGTCAATTTCGGAGCCGGTGTGGCTACCGGTGTCACCATGGAAATGGCCTTCGGCATACTCTATGGGCCGTTCGCGCAAGCCGTTGGTCCCTTCTTTGGGAATATTCTGGGCTTCGAAACCATTACCGCCTTTATGTATGAAGCTGGTTTTATTGGCCTCATGGTTTTTGGTTGGCATAAAATTGGTAAAGGCATGCATTTGTTTTCAACCTTCAACGTAGCATTGGCCTCCAGTTTGTCGGCTTTCTGGATTCTGGTTGCCAATGGCTGGATGCAGACTCCCGATGGTGTCGTGCTGAAACACGGTCTGTTTCTGGTGACGAATTGGTGGAGTGCGATTTTTAATGAAAGTAATGAGTGGGGCTTTCCTCATATGTGGGTGGCTACCATGATCTTGGGCTTTTTTGTGCTGGCTGGGACTAGTGCCTGGTTTATTCTCAAGAATCGTCACGCCGATTTGTTCGTCAAGATGTTGAAGCCTACCATTCTGGCGTTATTGATCGCGATGCCGATACAAATCTGGTTAGGCGATAGTCTGGGCGTGGATGTGGCCCATAGTGAACCGACCTCACTGGCCGCCATGGAAGGGCATTACCATGCTTATCTACCCGATGGTAAACCGAACACTTCCTGGAATCTGATTGCCATTCCCAATGCTGCCAACGATGGAAGTCTGTTTTCAATCCGTATTCCCCATGTATTAAGTCTGCTGGAAACACACACCTTAAATGGCGTGGTTCCCGGCCTGGATCAGTTTCCCGCAAAAGACCGTCCGGATGTCTGGGTACCTTTCTATTCATTCCGGGTCATGGTGGCTATCGGTTTCTTGCTGTTCTTTATGGCGTTATGGGGTACCTCCCTCATCCTGCGCGGACAACTGACTGTGGCGGGGTTGCGGAAGCGTCCATGGTTTCTCAGGGCTATGGTGTTGGGTGGGTTCCTGCCCTATCTTGCCGTCTGGACTGGCTGGTGGACCCGTGAAGTGGGGCGTCAGCCCTGGATAGTTTACAACATTATGCGTACCTATGAGGGTGTCAGCCACATGGGTCTCGGTGAAGAAATCGCCTGGTTTGCCGGGTATGTGGTATTTGAGCTGACCGTCTGGGCGGGTGCCTGGTATTTCTTCTCCCGCGTGATCCGCAAGGGGCCTGATCTGGAAAGTCCCTTACCGGGTGCGCCAGAACAGTATGCCGATCAGGAAGATGCCGGTGGTGGGCTAGCGAAACCGATATTTGCCAAACCCAGCTTTGGAAAATCTTACTAA
- a CDS encoding cytochrome d ubiquinol oxidase subunit II, whose protein sequence is MFDLARIATTLTTWWWLLLSLMFLFFIALDGADLGAGVFALFSPDEQERGAIMASMAGWWDANETWLVVAGGVLFGAFPLVYGSAFNYLMIPLMLALWGVIWRAVAFEFHVHAVGSKRFWGWAFAGGSFLAPFGAGIALGATLQGFPMKAGAAMAKGAPGLFVNSPVPHFTGTALTFLTPFSLLTGFGAVIAAGLAGGLYLSARFEKGDPINVKAQRWTTLFSYLALAAIVVTLVWSYAIFPWAAAKWTGPYWWVWALWLLVVLFFAFKSMMNHSMQRDFLALLWGEGVVVLLWFAMWATMYPYIVPETWTIQAAANPANSIAVFTLFMTGFVPIMIMYNAYQIWVFRGRTTKMASYGEH, encoded by the coding sequence ATGTTTGATCTCGCCAGAATCGCCACCACCTTGACGACGTGGTGGTGGCTGTTACTCAGTCTGATGTTTCTCTTTTTTATTGCCCTGGATGGCGCCGATCTGGGTGCAGGGGTGTTTGCCCTTTTTTCTCCGGATGAGCAGGAACGGGGTGCCATTATGGCTTCCATGGCTGGCTGGTGGGATGCCAATGAAACCTGGCTGGTCGTCGCCGGCGGCGTCCTGTTCGGCGCTTTTCCGCTGGTATATGGATCGGCCTTTAATTATCTGATGATTCCACTGATGCTGGCTTTATGGGGCGTGATATGGCGCGCTGTCGCTTTTGAATTCCATGTGCATGCAGTTGGAAGCAAGCGGTTCTGGGGCTGGGCCTTTGCTGGGGGCAGCTTTCTCGCACCTTTCGGGGCAGGCATCGCCTTGGGAGCCACTTTGCAGGGATTTCCTATGAAGGCTGGTGCGGCCATGGCCAAAGGGGCTCCGGGCCTTTTTGTAAATTCGCCAGTTCCACATTTTACCGGGACGGCACTTACTTTTCTGACACCTTTCAGCCTGTTAACGGGTTTTGGAGCGGTCATTGCGGCCGGACTGGCAGGAGGTCTTTACCTGAGTGCACGCTTTGAAAAAGGTGATCCGATCAATGTCAAAGCACAGCGCTGGACCACCCTTTTTTCCTACCTTGCCTTAGCGGCAATCGTCGTCACGCTGGTATGGTCCTATGCCATATTCCCCTGGGCAGCGGCAAAATGGACTGGTCCTTATTGGTGGGTATGGGCTTTGTGGCTCTTGGTGGTCCTATTTTTCGCCTTCAAATCCATGATGAATCATTCCATGCAGCGGGATTTTCTCGCGCTGCTCTGGGGTGAAGGGGTTGTGGTACTCCTGTGGTTTGCTATGTGGGCCACGATGTATCCCTACATTGTTCCTGAAACCTGGACCATCCAGGCGGCTGCCAATCCAGCTAACTCCATTGCCGTGTTTACGTTGTTCATGACCGGATTTGTACCCATCATGATTATGTACAACGCCTATCAAATCTGGGTGTTCCGTGGTCGCACCACGAAAATGGCCAGTTACGGCGAGCATTAA
- a CDS encoding ISAs1 family transposase codes for MAVDGKVLKGVVRAEGTQVHLLSVFLHGQGVTIAQKEIARKTNEILELRNLLSDVDITGKVVTADALHTQRETARFLVEDKKADYLYPG; via the coding sequence GTGGCCGTTGATGGCAAAGTCCTCAAAGGTGTCGTGCGTGCAGAGGGAACTCAGGTGCATCTGCTCAGCGTGTTCCTGCATGGACAGGGAGTCACCATCGCGCAAAAGGAAATCGCCCGGAAAACCAACGAAATTCTAGAACTGCGCAACCTGCTCTCGGATGTCGACATCACGGGCAAGGTCGTCACTGCCGATGCCCTGCATACCCAGCGGGAGACGGCCCGCTTCCTCGTCGAAGACAAAAAAGCTGATTATCTCTATCCGGGATGA
- a CDS encoding COX aromatic rich motif-containing protein, with protein sequence MQVKWRNNLKNGCRHAALAPILLLSGCAGSPFWIFDPKGLMADTNLFYLLVDVGIMASIVGVTALLVIWFMWRYQKGKNRGKYDPTWSHSNTIEVVVWGIPIIAVGFLSYFAVTGTFEINPYNPTVITNHLKPVSDPVEVDVIATDWQWLFVYPQYHMAVANELVLPAHTPVFFRLTSSAVTTTFFIPQLVGMIDVMPGMRTKNALESNHVGEYQGIASDYAGAGTSWMTFKTRIVKSADFREWVRKVQQSPTSMTYASFNDYADPYINVHHKVAYFSSVPDGLFDHVVDEVMKGKTWPIPPMMTENMVAYMQKQNAEHRD encoded by the coding sequence ATGCAAGTGAAGTGGAGGAATAACCTTAAAAACGGGTGCCGCCATGCCGCCCTCGCGCCGATTCTGTTGCTCAGTGGCTGCGCGGGTAGTCCCTTTTGGATATTCGATCCCAAAGGGTTGATGGCTGATACCAACCTGTTTTATCTGCTGGTGGATGTCGGGATCATGGCCAGCATCGTCGGCGTGACGGCGCTCCTGGTGATCTGGTTCATGTGGCGCTACCAGAAGGGCAAAAACCGGGGGAAATATGACCCCACCTGGTCCCATTCCAACACCATTGAAGTGGTTGTCTGGGGGATCCCCATCATTGCTGTCGGCTTTTTGTCCTATTTTGCGGTAACCGGCACTTTCGAGATAAATCCATATAATCCGACGGTGATTACCAACCATCTGAAACCCGTCAGTGATCCGGTCGAGGTGGATGTCATCGCGACCGACTGGCAGTGGCTTTTTGTATACCCGCAGTATCATATGGCCGTGGCCAACGAACTGGTGCTGCCGGCGCATACCCCGGTATTTTTCCGTCTGACCTCCTCTGCGGTGACCACGACATTCTTCATTCCACAACTGGTGGGCATGATCGACGTAATGCCCGGCATGCGTACGAAAAACGCCCTGGAAAGCAACCATGTCGGGGAATACCAGGGCATCGCTTCGGACTATGCCGGCGCGGGCACCTCCTGGATGACCTTCAAGACCAGAATAGTGAAGTCGGCCGACTTCCGCGAGTGGGTGCGGAAGGTGCAGCAATCTCCGACATCCATGACCTACGCCAGCTTCAATGACTACGCCGACCCTTATATCAATGTGCATCATAAGGTGGCCTATTTCTCGTCGGTGCCGGACGGTTTGTTCGACCATGTCGTCGACGAGGTCATGAAGGGTAAAACCTGGCCCATCCCGCCGATGATGACGGAAAACATGGTGGCGTATATGCAGAAGCAGAACGCCGAACACCGCGACTAA
- a CDS encoding cbb3-type cytochrome c oxidase subunit I has protein sequence MLVDLAGGWNPMLGRLAWSQIPYDNPILAPLFVAVVIGAVLVLGLITYYGKWTYLWKEWLTTVDHKKLGVMYILIGLVMLFRGFIDGLMIRTQQAWAVGPHSSGVFGATHGYLTPFHFGQVYSAHGVIMILLAATPLLVGFMNIIVPIQIGARDMAYPYLNALGLWLTAAGGALIMISLFVGDFAHNGWFGYAPIFELQYSPGVGVDYWIWTMELLALGTTLGGINILATIVKMRAPGMTWGRLPIFVWASLASNVIALTSFPALQVALALVAADRYLGAHFFTAGLGGNLMLYTNLFWIWGHPEVYFVILPAFGMMSEIFPTFSEKPLFGYMTMVLASMAIAGLSWMVWLHHFFTMGAGPYVNSAFSVATMLVGIPTGVKVFNWAFTMYRGRLTFTAAMLWAIGALFLLLVGGLTGMMLAVPAINYMVHNSVFVVAHFHSMLLTIVYAIFASVIYWFPKVFGFKLNEFWAKTMFWLFSAGTALVFVPMYMLGFMGMTRRLDYVFNTAWHPYLLVMEFGIVVYTLSVLAFFALLYVSVRDHASNQVGADAWGTSRSLEWLTHSPVPFYNFAVLPHINARDEVAWRRDNGIDHVQPDHYEDIHMPNNTGVAIALGGLTFVLGFALVWRIWWLCAFSLLAIVALVIYRSFKGDPGYIITAAELEQMEKAAMRREARIGKQRHQVGGGVLGEAIAYERSDLPPLASQPSSSVGLDHHRS, from the coding sequence ATGCTCGTAGATTTAGCCGGGGGCTGGAACCCCATGCTGGGGCGCCTTGCCTGGTCTCAGATTCCTTACGACAACCCCATCCTGGCGCCGCTGTTTGTCGCGGTGGTCATCGGGGCCGTTCTGGTGCTGGGCCTGATCACGTACTACGGGAAATGGACCTACCTGTGGAAGGAATGGCTGACCACCGTGGATCACAAAAAACTGGGGGTGATGTACATCCTCATTGGTCTGGTGATGCTGTTCCGGGGTTTCATCGATGGTCTGATGATCCGGACGCAGCAGGCCTGGGCGGTAGGCCCGCATTCCTCGGGAGTGTTCGGTGCGACGCACGGTTACCTGACTCCGTTCCATTTCGGGCAGGTCTACAGTGCCCATGGGGTGATCATGATCCTGCTGGCAGCCACGCCGTTGCTCGTCGGCTTCATGAACATCATCGTGCCCATTCAGATCGGTGCCCGGGACATGGCCTACCCCTACCTGAATGCGTTGGGGCTATGGCTCACCGCCGCGGGCGGGGCGTTGATCATGATTTCCCTGTTCGTGGGCGATTTCGCGCACAACGGCTGGTTTGGTTATGCGCCGATCTTCGAGCTGCAATACAGCCCGGGCGTGGGCGTTGATTACTGGATATGGACCATGGAGTTGTTGGCGCTGGGGACCACCTTGGGCGGCATCAACATTCTGGCGACCATCGTCAAGATGCGCGCGCCGGGCATGACCTGGGGTCGTTTGCCGATCTTTGTCTGGGCTTCGCTTGCGTCGAACGTGATTGCCCTGACTTCTTTCCCGGCACTGCAGGTGGCACTTGCATTGGTTGCTGCAGACCGGTATCTGGGCGCGCATTTCTTCACGGCTGGTCTGGGTGGCAATCTGATGCTCTATACCAATCTATTCTGGATATGGGGCCACCCGGAAGTCTATTTCGTGATTCTTCCGGCCTTCGGCATGATGTCGGAAATCTTTCCGACCTTTTCCGAAAAACCATTGTTTGGCTACATGACCATGGTGCTCGCCAGTATGGCCATTGCCGGCTTGTCCTGGATGGTCTGGCTGCATCACTTCTTCACCATGGGCGCCGGACCCTACGTCAACAGCGCCTTCAGTGTGGCCACCATGCTGGTCGGCATTCCTACGGGTGTGAAGGTGTTCAACTGGGCATTCACCATGTATCGCGGGCGCCTGACTTTCACCGCCGCCATGCTGTGGGCCATCGGCGCGCTTTTCCTGCTGCTGGTAGGCGGATTGACGGGTATGATGCTGGCGGTTCCGGCCATCAATTACATGGTCCACAACAGCGTTTTTGTGGTCGCGCATTTCCATTCCATGCTGCTGACGATTGTGTACGCCATTTTTGCTTCGGTGATCTACTGGTTTCCCAAGGTCTTTGGCTTCAAGCTGAATGAGTTCTGGGCAAAGACCATGTTCTGGCTCTTTTCTGCCGGTACGGCGCTGGTGTTCGTGCCAATGTACATGCTCGGTTTCATGGGGATGACCCGGCGTCTGGATTATGTGTTCAACACCGCTTGGCATCCTTATCTGCTGGTGATGGAATTCGGCATCGTGGTGTATACGCTTTCCGTCCTCGCATTTTTTGCGCTGCTTTATGTCAGTGTCCGCGATCATGCGAGCAACCAGGTTGGCGCGGATGCCTGGGGTACCTCCCGCTCGCTGGAATGGCTTACCCATTCTCCTGTGCCATTTTATAACTTTGCCGTACTGCCGCACATCAATGCGCGTGACGAAGTGGCCTGGCGGCGTGACAACGGCATCGACCATGTCCAGCCCGATCACTATGAGGATATCCATATGCCCAATAATACCGGTGTGGCCATTGCCCTCGGCGGCCTGACCTTTGTACTGGGTTTCGCCCTGGTATGGCGTATCTGGTGGCTTTGTGCCTTCTCCCTGCTGGCAATCGTTGCACTCGTAATCTACCGCTCCTTCAAGGGCGATCCGGGTTACATCATTACCGCGGCGGAACTGGAACAGATGGAAAAAGCAGCCATGCGCCGTGAAGCACGGATAGGTAAACAGCGGCATCAGGTAGGCGGCGGCGTATTGGGTGAGGCTATAGCCTATGAGCGTTCTGACCTGCCGCCGCTGGCTTCGCAGCCGAGCTCATCCGTGGGGCTGGATCATCATCGCAGTTGA
- a CDS encoding cytochrome c oxidase subunit 3 — translation MSSHSSNVDPKAAELWDKSHYQHDVISTRTFGYFMYLLSDGMLFATLFAAYGVLSYQHSYFGGPTPADFVKPWYTFAQTMALFVSVLAYGFGMNALKHKNKSGLINGLLAAFVFGVLFLALDIHDMTHLASLGITVATSGGISAFIILTQVHAAHIFFGLIWILVMMAQVLTKGFTTEVVGRLLTLRMFWHLQAIIWVFVFVFVYLWGYMS, via the coding sequence ATGAGTTCTCATTCCAGTAATGTAGATCCGAAAGCAGCAGAATTATGGGATAAAAGTCACTATCAGCATGATGTGATCTCCACCCGCACCTTTGGTTATTTCATGTATCTCCTGAGCGACGGCATGCTGTTTGCGACACTTTTTGCCGCTTATGGCGTGCTGAGTTACCAGCACAGTTATTTTGGTGGCCCTACCCCGGCCGACTTTGTAAAGCCCTGGTATACTTTTGCTCAGACTATGGCGCTGTTTGTCAGCGTGCTGGCTTATGGTTTTGGCATGAATGCACTCAAGCACAAAAACAAAAGCGGGTTGATCAATGGTTTGCTCGCGGCTTTCGTGTTTGGTGTATTGTTTCTGGCACTGGACATTCATGACATGACGCATCTGGCGTCATTGGGTATCACGGTTGCAACCAGTGGCGGGATATCTGCGTTTATTATCCTGACCCAGGTACATGCCGCCCATATTTTCTTTGGGTTGATCTGGATTCTGGTGATGATGGCCCAGGTGCTGACCAAGGGCTTTACCACTGAGGTGGTGGGCCGGTTGTTGACACTGCGTATGTTTTGGCATTTGCAGGCGATTATTTGGGTGTTTGTGTTTGTGTTCGTTTATTTATGGGGATATATGTCATGA
- a CDS encoding cytochrome o ubiquinol oxidase subunit IV, giving the protein MSHGHDDPTLHPEVQMSTSRGYFAGFAVSSILMFVATLLVASRAVPPFGLLMVISVCAGIAIIAQIYFLLHIDVSEHNIWNTVALVMFMPLFLVTIGLTWWMFSQLYLRTMIMPGMMH; this is encoded by the coding sequence ATGAGTCACGGTCACGATGATCCGACATTGCATCCGGAAGTACAGATGTCCACTTCCCGGGGATATTTTGCAGGGTTCGCGGTTTCCAGCATCCTGATGTTCGTCGCTACCTTATTGGTGGCATCGCGTGCCGTGCCGCCATTCGGTTTGCTGATGGTCATCTCGGTCTGCGCGGGCATAGCGATTATTGCGCAGATCTACTTCCTGCTGCATATCGATGTTTCCGAACACAACATCTGGAATACTGTGGCGCTGGTGATGTTCATGCCGCTTTTTCTGGTTACCATCGGGCTGACCTGGTGGATGTTCTCGCAATTGTATCTGCGCACGATGATTATGCCTGGCATGATGCACTGA
- a CDS encoding heme o synthase — protein sequence MLKEGVHSGGIGDLSGPRVRPSFVRDLWVLAKARVVSLLVFTAAVGEILAPDAGLHWESGLAGLAGIALAGGAGGVLNQIVEPGLDQHMRRTLHRPLAEGRISRGGAIAYAMTLMCAAIAVLAWGTNPLTLVLTLVGTVGYGVVYTLYLKPSTPWNIVWGGLAGALPPLIGWTAITGSLAALPLVLVLLVFVWTPAHFWPLAICCREDYAKACIPMLPVTHGVDRTRREVRNYALLTWIVSMVPALLTGDWLYGAIAGLSGAWFVGMALRLKGLPEGPEMNRYARRMFAYSISYLFLLFTALILGKLVMGYGFF from the coding sequence ATGTTAAAAGAAGGAGTCCACAGCGGCGGCATTGGCGATCTTTCTGGTCCCCGGGTTCGGCCGTCTTTTGTTCGCGATCTCTGGGTGTTGGCCAAGGCGCGGGTGGTATCGCTGCTGGTATTTACCGCCGCAGTGGGCGAGATCCTCGCCCCCGACGCCGGGTTGCACTGGGAGTCGGGGCTGGCGGGTTTGGCGGGTATTGCGCTGGCCGGAGGGGCAGGAGGGGTACTCAACCAGATTGTCGAGCCCGGCCTTGACCAGCACATGCGACGCACCCTCCACCGGCCGCTGGCCGAAGGACGCATCAGCCGTGGTGGTGCCATTGCCTATGCCATGACACTGATGTGCGCCGCCATTGCCGTACTGGCCTGGGGCACCAACCCGCTGACCCTGGTACTGACCCTGGTAGGCACCGTCGGCTACGGTGTCGTCTACACCCTCTACCTCAAACCCAGCACGCCCTGGAACATCGTCTGGGGCGGTCTTGCCGGAGCCCTGCCGCCACTGATCGGCTGGACCGCCATCACCGGCAGTCTCGCCGCGCTGCCGCTGGTGCTGGTCCTGCTGGTATTCGTCTGGACCCCGGCGCACTTCTGGCCCCTGGCCATCTGTTGTCGGGAAGACTACGCCAAGGCCTGCATTCCCATGCTGCCGGTGACCCATGGCGTCGATCGCACGCGCCGGGAAGTGCGGAACTACGCCCTGCTCACCTGGATCGTCAGCATGGTGCCAGCGCTACTCACCGGTGACTGGTTATATGGTGCCATCGCCGGGCTCTCCGGCGCATGGTTCGTGGGCATGGCCCTGCGTCTCAAAGGCCTGCCCGAAGGCCCGGAGATGAACCGCTACGCGCGGCGGATGTTCGCCTACTCCATCTCCTACCTGTTTTTACTCTTTACCGCCCTGATCCTGGGCAAACTGGTGATGGGCTATGGCTTCTTCTGA
- a CDS encoding MFS transporter — MSPFEKRAVAGLSFIYVARMLGLFMLMPVLALDNDQLRGSTPVLLGLAIGIYGLAQAALQFPFGVASDRFGRKRVLVFGLLIFVLGSLLGAVSHNIWGIILARLLQGAGAVSSVLLATAGDLTGEQHRTKAMAAIGGSIAIAYVLGMALGPVFYGLSGLTGVFLVAAALGVLALLPLWKGIPPIPHNLQQRMGTWRDALRIFRYPPVLTASVGIFILQMVLGASFVVLSPELVKAMHIPGSAVWEVYLPVMLLSVAGMLYPVIHAERHKQHGQMLVFSGLAIAAGALCMGLLAGHFWPVAVGAVIFFTGYNVASAILPSMMSRSTTQAQRGAASGVYSLMQFLGIFAGGVVGGWGLGMAGEQGVFYLLAAVGLLLALQSWNGKRVALLLEPDAREAGDGQ, encoded by the coding sequence ATGAGCCCGTTTGAAAAGCGGGCGGTAGCGGGACTGAGCTTCATCTATGTCGCGCGCATGCTCGGTCTGTTCATGCTCATGCCGGTACTGGCCCTGGACAACGACCAGCTTCGTGGCAGCACCCCGGTGCTGTTGGGCCTGGCCATTGGTATTTACGGACTGGCCCAGGCCGCCCTGCAGTTTCCCTTCGGGGTGGCCTCCGACCGTTTCGGGCGCAAGCGGGTACTGGTCTTTGGTCTGCTGATCTTCGTCCTGGGCTCCCTGCTAGGGGCGGTCAGCCATAACATCTGGGGCATCATTCTCGCCCGTCTGCTGCAGGGTGCGGGCGCCGTCTCCTCGGTGCTGCTGGCCACCGCCGGGGATCTCACCGGGGAACAGCACCGCACCAAGGCCATGGCCGCCATCGGCGGCAGCATCGCCATCGCCTATGTGCTGGGGATGGCGCTGGGACCCGTTTTTTACGGTCTCTCCGGGCTGACCGGGGTATTTCTAGTGGCCGCCGCACTCGGTGTCCTCGCGCTGTTACCGCTGTGGAAAGGGATTCCCCCCATCCCCCACAATCTACAGCAACGCATGGGGACCTGGCGTGACGCCCTGAGGATATTCCGATACCCCCCGGTTCTGACCGCCAGTGTCGGCATCTTCATCCTGCAGATGGTGCTGGGGGCCAGTTTCGTGGTGCTCTCCCCGGAACTGGTCAAGGCCATGCACATTCCGGGCAGTGCCGTCTGGGAAGTGTATCTGCCGGTGATGCTGCTCTCGGTGGCGGGCATGCTCTACCCGGTGATCCACGCCGAAAGGCACAAACAGCACGGACAGATGCTGGTCTTCAGTGGTCTTGCCATCGCTGCGGGGGCGCTGTGCATGGGTTTGCTCGCGGGTCACTTCTGGCCGGTGGCGGTGGGAGCGGTGATTTTCTTCACGGGTTACAACGTGGCCTCGGCGATTCTGCCCTCGATGATGAGTCGCAGCACCACCCAGGCACAGCGGGGAGCGGCCAGTGGTGTGTACTCGCTGATGCAGTTTCTGGGGATATTCGCAGGCGGTGTGGTTGGTGGCTGGGGGCTGGGCATGGCCGGCGAGCAGGGTGTTTTTTATCTCCTTGCCGCCGTCGGATTGCTCCTCGCCCTGCAAAGCTGGAACGGAAAACGCGTGGCACTATTGCTGGAACCCGACGCCCGGGAAGCAGGGGACGGTCAGTAG
- a CDS encoding undecaprenyl-diphosphate phosphatase, which yields MTQHIYLLFLAVLQGVTELFPISSLGHIILVPALLHWPINRDAGWFLPFVVVLHLATATALLLFFWRDWAALLGGFIRARGRPDNPDSRLLWILFIASIPAGLLGLALAHKIKALFGGFTFAAVALMINGAMLILGDRLRARQPSHSLDNLSWPRAIGIGFAQSLALIPGFSRSGATLVAGIGVGLDYENSAKFSFLLATPIIAAAGILEVPKLFHAQMPSGLLGTIFLAGLLSGICAWASVWFLMHYFHKHEIKALRPFGIYCIAFGALALIIGGY from the coding sequence ATGACACAGCATATTTACCTGCTGTTCCTGGCCGTACTTCAGGGCGTTACGGAGTTGTTTCCCATCTCCAGCCTGGGGCATATCATTTTGGTGCCAGCGCTCCTGCATTGGCCCATCAACCGGGACGCAGGGTGGTTTCTGCCCTTTGTGGTCGTGCTCCACCTTGCCACGGCCACGGCGTTACTCCTGTTCTTCTGGCGCGACTGGGCGGCGCTGCTCGGCGGTTTCATTCGGGCACGGGGACGCCCCGACAATCCCGACTCCCGGCTATTATGGATTCTCTTCATTGCGTCCATTCCCGCCGGTTTGCTGGGCCTGGCCCTTGCCCACAAGATCAAGGCCCTATTTGGCGGCTTCACCTTTGCCGCAGTGGCGCTGATGATCAACGGCGCCATGCTCATCCTGGGGGATCGCCTGCGCGCGCGGCAACCTAGCCATTCGCTGGACAATCTGAGTTGGCCGCGTGCCATCGGTATAGGGTTTGCCCAGTCCCTTGCGTTGATTCCCGGATTTTCCCGTTCCGGCGCGACCCTGGTGGCGGGTATCGGTGTAGGGCTGGACTATGAAAATTCCGCAAAATTTTCCTTTCTGCTCGCCACGCCGATCATCGCGGCGGCCGGCATACTGGAAGTGCCCAAGCTCTTTCACGCACAGATGCCGTCCGGGTTGCTCGGCACCATCTTTCTTGCGGGGCTTCTCTCCGGAATCTGCGCTTGGGCATCCGTCTGGTTTCTGATGCACTATTTTCACAAGCATGAGATCAAGGCGCTGCGGCCCTTTGGCATTTATTGCATCGCCTTTGGTGCGCTGGCACTGATTATCGGCGGCTACTGA
- the greA gene encoding transcription elongation factor GreA, which yields MNDKIPMTVVGAQRLRDELHRLKTVDRPTVIEAIAEARAKGDLSENAEYDAAKEQQAFIEGRIREVEDYLARAQVIDPKQLNTGGKIVFAATVELEDAEGNEVTYQIVGDAEADLKENKISISSPIARALIGKHEGDPVEVRAPGGTREYTILAVRYI from the coding sequence ATGAATGATAAAATTCCCATGACTGTTGTTGGTGCCCAGCGGCTGCGCGACGAGTTGCATCGCCTCAAAACCGTTGACCGCCCTACCGTGATTGAAGCCATTGCCGAGGCGCGCGCCAAGGGTGACCTGTCGGAAAATGCCGAATATGACGCCGCCAAGGAGCAGCAGGCTTTTATCGAGGGACGTATCCGTGAGGTGGAGGATTATCTGGCCCGTGCCCAGGTCATTGACCCCAAGCAACTGAATACCGGCGGTAAAATCGTTTTTGCGGCCACTGTGGAGCTGGAAGATGCGGAAGGCAACGAGGTGACCTACCAGATCGTGGGTGATGCCGAAGCCGACCTCAAGGAAAACAAGATATCCATCAGTTCCCCCATTGCCCGCGCGCTCATCGGTAAACACGAAGGTGATCCTGTTGAAGTGCGCGCCCCCGGCGGGACACGGGAATACACCATTCTTGCCGTGCGTTACATATAG